Proteins encoded together in one Methanobacterium bryantii window:
- the fbp gene encoding fructose-1,6-bisphosphate aldolase/phosphatase gives MKTTISVIKADVGSVAGHGIAHPALLAKCEEILAKAKEEELLTDYYITNCGDDTELIMTHKQGEENKEIHELAFNAFMEATAIAKDLKLYGAGQDLLSDTFSGNIKGMGHGVAEMEFKERPSDPVVVFCCDKTEPGAFNLPIFRMFADPFNTAGLVIDPSLHNGYKFEIFDVMEHKKVIMNCPEEMYDALALLGSISRYVIKRVIRKDDNEIAAAISTERLNLMAGSYVGKDDPVAIVRSQSGFPAAGEVVEPFAFPHLVGGWMRGSHNGPLMPVGQKNAYPVRFDGPPRVMALGFQIADGELVGPADMFDDPAYDPARKQAAEIADYMRRHGPFEPHRLPADEMEYTSLPGVMEKLEGRFEDID, from the coding sequence ATGAAAACTACAATTAGCGTAATTAAAGCAGACGTTGGAAGTGTTGCAGGACATGGAATAGCTCACCCTGCATTACTTGCAAAATGTGAAGAAATCCTTGCAAAGGCAAAAGAAGAAGAACTTCTTACAGACTATTATATAACCAACTGTGGGGACGACACAGAACTTATAATGACCCACAAACAGGGTGAAGAAAATAAAGAAATCCATGAATTAGCATTTAATGCATTTATGGAAGCAACTGCAATCGCAAAAGATTTAAAACTTTATGGTGCAGGTCAAGACCTTCTCTCAGACACATTCTCAGGAAACATCAAAGGAATGGGCCATGGTGTAGCAGAGATGGAATTTAAAGAAAGGCCAAGTGACCCTGTAGTTGTTTTCTGTTGCGATAAAACAGAACCTGGTGCATTTAACTTACCTATTTTTAGAATGTTTGCAGACCCTTTTAACACAGCTGGACTTGTAATAGACCCTTCATTACACAACGGATACAAATTTGAAATATTTGATGTAATGGAACACAAAAAAGTTATAATGAACTGTCCTGAAGAAATGTACGATGCACTCGCACTTCTTGGATCAATAAGCAGATACGTAATAAAACGTGTTATAAGAAAAGACGACAATGAAATAGCAGCTGCAATAAGTACAGAAAGATTAAACTTAATGGCTGGATCATATGTTGGTAAAGATGACCCAGTTGCAATTGTAAGGTCACAATCAGGATTCCCTGCTGCTGGAGAAGTTGTAGAACCATTTGCATTCCCACACTTAGTCGGCGGATGGATGAGAGGTTCACACAACGGCCCATTAATGCCTGTAGGGCAGAAAAATGCTTACCCTGTAAGATTTGACGGACCTCCACGAGTTATGGCTCTTGGATTCCAGATTGCAGATGGTGAACTGGTAGGACCTGCTGATATGTTCGATGATCCTGCATACGACCCTGCAAGGAAACAGGCAGCAGAAATAGCAGATTATATGAGAAGGCACGGCCCATTTGAACCACACAGGTTACCTGCAGATGAAATGGAATACACAAGTCTTCCTGGTGTAATGGAAAAATTAGAAGGCAGATTTGAGGATATAGATTAA